Proteins encoded together in one Parcubacteria group bacterium window:
- the infC gene encoding translation initiation factor IF-3, translating into MRRRFRRKPKRTPLVPHMRANEKIFADPIVLIDHNDEFIGEIPLSQARALAESSGLDLVEVSPKANPPVCKILDYGKFQYAQTKQFRQSKSQQKVVTTKGVRIGIRTDTHDLSFKKSQTEKFLTKGNKVKIEIVLRGREKAHQDLARENMQNFIKSLEVPFRTEEEIKRFPGGFNTIIAPE; encoded by the coding sequence ATGCGCAGACGATTCCGTAGAAAACCCAAGAGAACACCTCTCGTGCCACATATGCGTGCCAATGAAAAGATCTTTGCTGATCCGATCGTTTTGATCGATCACAACGATGAATTCATCGGCGAAATCCCTCTTTCGCAAGCACGTGCCCTGGCAGAAAGTTCCGGCCTTGATCTCGTGGAGGTATCACCCAAAGCAAATCCTCCCGTATGTAAAATTCTCGATTACGGCAAATTTCAGTATGCCCAAACCAAACAGTTCCGCCAAAGCAAGTCCCAACAAAAAGTCGTTACCACAAAAGGCGTGCGTATCGGTATTCGTACAGACACACATGACCTGAGCTTTAAAAAAAGCCAAACGGAAAAATTCCTCACCAAAGGCAATAAAGTGAAAATCGAGATCGTACTCCGCGGACGAGAAAAAGCCCACCAAGACCTCGCGAGAGAAAACATGCAAAACTTTATCAAATCACTGGAAGTGCCATTTCGTACAGAAGAAGAAATTAAACGTTTCCCCGGTGGTTTTAATACGATCATCGCCCCGGAATAG
- a CDS encoding 50S ribosomal protein L35 encodes MPKMKTNKALKKKFSVSKNKKVTRRSTGQNHFNAKESGNTTRSKRSDKRLFKTDEKNVLKALIN; translated from the coding sequence ATGCCGAAGATGAAAACCAATAAAGCGTTGAAGAAAAAGTTCTCTGTATCAAAGAACAAAAAAGTAACCCGCCGTTCAACAGGACAAAATCACTTTAACGCAAAAGAATCCGGAAACACAACTCGTAGCAAGAGAAGTGATAAACGTCTTTTTAAGACAGATGAAAAAAACGTCCTCAAAGCGTTAATAAACTAA
- the rplT gene encoding 50S ribosomal protein L20 — protein sequence MARVKRGVAANKRRKNLLKLAKGFRWRRKSHYVVAKQAVIKAGIYKYRDRRTKKRTMRNLWIVRLNNALRINELRYSIFINLMKKKNIILDRKVLSQLAMENPAVFTQFVQSIK from the coding sequence ATGGCTAGAGTAAAACGAGGTGTTGCCGCCAACAAACGAAGAAAAAATCTTCTCAAACTTGCAAAAGGATTCCGATGGCGTCGTAAGTCACATTATGTTGTTGCAAAGCAAGCAGTGATCAAAGCCGGCATCTACAAATATCGCGATCGTCGCACAAAAAAGCGCACGATGCGCAATCTATGGATTGTCCGTCTCAATAACGCATTACGAATCAATGAATTGAGATACTCCATATTCATCAACCTGATGAAAAAGAAAAATATCATTCTTGACCGTAAAGTACTCTCCCAACTTGCAATGGAAAACCCCGCAGTATTTACACAGTTTGTACAATCGATCAAATAA
- a CDS encoding ferric reductase-like transmembrane domain-containing protein: MMIAGSVYAQEKVDYGTEPIVDTDLDALTDKGEVQIFGTDSNDPDTDDDGFFDGVEVLNGTNPLDASDPLVTQFAETVPDTTAERAPISWYFSRATGIVAYVLLWLVTFFGLSFRNPFLKRFVAPIYKLDMHIYFSFLALAFIFVHGLVLMFDTFVHLSLIEVLVPFTANPDVINVHAIAWGIIALYIMIILIITSLLRAKLPQKLWRGLHFLHVAVFALVVVHVLAIGTDFQSGAIRIGFLVSAGIVVFLYIVSLGEVIVRLVKKRNRTAQDIQQ, encoded by the coding sequence ATGATGATCGCAGGGTCTGTATATGCACAAGAAAAGGTAGATTATGGAACAGAGCCAATCGTTGATACTGACCTTGATGCACTGACCGATAAGGGAGAGGTGCAAATTTTTGGCACAGATAGCAATGATCCGGATACGGATGATGATGGATTTTTTGATGGTGTGGAGGTGCTTAATGGGACTAATCCGCTCGATGCGTCTGATCCGCTGGTGACTCAATTTGCAGAAACGGTTCCAGACACAACAGCAGAGAGAGCACCAATCTCATGGTATTTTTCTCGTGCAACGGGCATTGTGGCCTATGTGCTCTTGTGGCTAGTGACCTTTTTTGGTCTGTCATTTCGCAATCCATTTCTCAAAAGATTTGTCGCGCCGATTTACAAGCTCGATATGCATATCTATTTTTCATTTCTTGCTCTTGCCTTTATTTTCGTGCATGGACTTGTGCTCATGTTTGATACATTTGTACACTTGTCACTTATAGAGGTTTTGGTGCCATTTACAGCAAATCCCGATGTGATCAATGTGCATGCAATTGCATGGGGCATCATCGCGTTGTATATAATGATCATTTTGATCATCACATCATTATTACGTGCAAAGTTGCCACAGAAACTGTGGAGAGGATTGCATTTTTTGCATGTTGCCGTTTTTGCGCTCGTTGTTGTACATGTGTTGGCAATTGGTACGGATTTCCAAAGTGGGGCGATAAGAATAGGGTTTCTCGTATCAGCAGGCATTGTGGTATTTCTTTATATTGTATCGCTCGGAGAAGTAATCGTGCGATTGGTCAAAAAACGTAATCGCACAGCGCAGGACATACAGCAGTAA
- a CDS encoding FAD:protein FMN transferase has product MMIVMALLMYMKNNERWSGSFKAMGTDVVIDIVSEELGKEEITHIMENIEVFFKKMEQIFSRFRVASELSFVNNHVGAYVQVSEEFIDVVERAIYYHDRTGGYFDPRIYDALIQSGYDHDFYIDKLDHKKSQNVNISHRDRQMITGDIVVNKEASMILIHQKIDLSGIVKGWVVDQARSFLRGRCEGYIIDAGGDMWVEGKDVAEKSWYVGIEGLKDAQISLCVDGEGLATSGVTRRQWIIGDQKRHHLIDPKNEGMSAFDLSTVTVIARSVEMADVWAKTIFLMGMDKGMQYAQDHHIKAIIIDKNNTIYATEDIQQNIVR; this is encoded by the coding sequence ATGATGATCGTAATGGCATTGTTGATGTATATGAAAAATAACGAGCGCTGGAGTGGATCATTCAAAGCGATGGGTACGGATGTGGTAATTGATATCGTCAGTGAAGAATTGGGAAAGGAGGAGATCACGCACATCATGGAAAATATCGAAGTGTTTTTTAAAAAAATGGAACAGATATTCAGCAGGTTTCGCGTGGCGAGCGAATTGTCTTTCGTAAATAACCATGTGGGTGCATATGTGCAGGTGTCGGAAGAATTCATTGATGTGGTGGAGCGGGCAATATACTATCATGACAGAACGGGAGGATATTTTGATCCGCGGATCTATGATGCACTTATCCAATCGGGTTATGACCATGATTTTTACATAGATAAGCTTGATCACAAAAAATCACAGAATGTGAATATCTCGCATCGCGACAGACAAATGATCACAGGAGATATTGTGGTCAATAAGGAGGCGTCGATGATTCTCATACACCAAAAGATCGATCTGTCTGGTATTGTAAAAGGATGGGTGGTCGATCAGGCACGTTCATTTTTGCGCGGACGTTGCGAAGGTTATATCATCGATGCAGGAGGGGATATGTGGGTAGAAGGCAAGGATGTTGCGGAAAAATCATGGTACGTTGGCATAGAAGGGCTTAAGGATGCACAAATATCGCTGTGTGTGGATGGAGAGGGACTTGCAACGTCTGGTGTGACGCGCAGACAATGGATCATCGGAGATCAAAAAAGACATCACTTGATCGATCCAAAAAATGAAGGAATGTCAGCGTTCGATCTCTCTACTGTTACGGTGATTGCGCGATCGGTGGAGATGGCGGATGTATGGGCAAAAACGATATTTTTGATGGGCATGGATAAAGGCATGCAATACGCACAGGATCATCACATCAAAGCGATCATTATTGATAAAAATAATACGATATATGCAACAGAAGATATACAACAAAATATTGTGCGTTAG
- a CDS encoding RNA methyltransferase, translating to MKEKKFYLVLHNVRSAYNVGAIFRTADGAGVDHIYLTGYTPAPPDGTRIYTTKPERMIIKTALGANEYVSWSQHHDFADVATELKKGSVTIVALEQGERSIDFRSYKPVGNIALVLGNEPVGIDEETLARCDVMIDIPMYGQKKSLNVSVAAGIALYALI from the coding sequence ATGAAAGAAAAAAAATTTTATCTGGTATTACATAATGTCCGGTCTGCATATAATGTCGGGGCGATTTTTCGTACGGCAGACGGTGCTGGTGTGGATCATATTTATCTCACGGGATATACGCCTGCACCGCCGGACGGCACACGGATTTACACAACCAAGCCTGAGCGTATGATCATCAAAACGGCGCTGGGTGCGAATGAATATGTGTCATGGTCACAACATCACGATTTTGCGGATGTTGCGACAGAATTGAAAAAAGGATCTGTGACGATCGTTGCGCTGGAACAAGGAGAGCGGAGTATTGATTTTCGTTCATATAAACCTGTCGGGAATATCGCGCTTGTGCTTGGCAATGAACCTGTTGGTATCGATGAAGAAACATTGGCACGATGTGATGTGATGATCGATATTCCAATGTATGGACAAAAGAAATCGCTCAACGTGTCGGTTGCTGCCGGTATCGCATTGTATGCGCTAATATAA
- a CDS encoding M48 family metallopeptidase has product MEHIIVDNKKIPFTIKRRSRQKHVRFITHHDGSLVVSVPRACTTVMVKDLIARNVQWIRKNITTKHKNVTVDPCVVKHMKKVLRPIIEERLAYFNTHYKYVYTKIHIRHQKTRWGSCSSDGTLSFNCKLMCVSDDLRDYVIVHEMCHLWEMNHSKQFWILVAQTIPRYKELRRDLKKMHI; this is encoded by the coding sequence ATGGAGCATATTATTGTTGATAATAAAAAAATCCCTTTTACGATCAAGCGGCGATCACGCCAAAAACATGTAAGATTTATCACGCATCATGATGGATCACTTGTGGTATCTGTGCCACGTGCGTGTACGACGGTGATGGTGAAAGATTTGATCGCGCGCAATGTACAATGGATCAGAAAAAATATCACGACAAAACATAAAAATGTCACTGTTGATCCATGTGTTGTGAAACATATGAAAAAAGTTTTGCGACCAATCATTGAAGAGCGATTAGCATATTTCAATACACACTATAAATATGTATATACAAAAATACATATCAGACATCAAAAGACGCGATGGGGTAGCTGCAGCTCTGACGGTACATTGAGTTTTAATTGTAAACTGATGTGTGTATCTGATGATTTGCGCGATTATGTAATAGTGCATGAGATGTGTCACTTGTGGGAAATGAATCATTCTAAGCAATTTTGGATACTTGTGGCACAGACGATCCCGCGATATAAAGAGTTGCGCAGAGATCTCAAAAAGATGCACATTTAA
- the dxs gene encoding 1-deoxy-D-xylulose-5-phosphate synthase, with the protein MSQSSEKYKILHKINGPGDVQKLTHEQLCILCDEVRDFLIESVARTGGHFGSNLGVVELTVALHHVFNSPRDKIIWDVGHQAYPHKILTGRKDYLCTIRQKDGLSPFPKREESDHDAFGVGHSTTSISAAVGMALASKDKKEKHIAVIGDGALTGGMAFEALNHAGDVMADVLVVLNDNKMSISPNVGAMHKYLTRLISSRRFQRLRKESKDLLSRKSPTIHELARKTELYAKGMLTPGTLFEELGFLYFGPIDGHDVKTLAEVLHNLKDIKGPRFLHIVTTKGKGYIHAKNDRTSLHAVGPFDPQTGEKSDQKKKNKTYTDVFAQWVCEAAKKDKRLHAITPAMLEGSGLKEFHQKYSERHHDVGIAEQHAVTFAAGLATGGVKPVVAIYSTFLQRAYDQLIHDVALQNLDVMFAIDRAGIVGPDGATHAGSFDLSFLRCIPNMVILAPADLEESKKMLQFAYDHVGPSAVRYPRCSGQEQLKGNTSEIVLGKAMVLRKGKNVVILAFGAMVDRCMVVAETMDATLVNMRFVKPLDTQVIKRLCKTHRHIVTVEDNAVMGGAGSAVNECVLAQGIDVRVHNMGLPDVFLTHGSREEVLTDAGLSIEAIIKQITKIVKS; encoded by the coding sequence ATGTCTCAAAGTTCGGAAAAATATAAAATTCTGCATAAGATCAATGGTCCGGGGGACGTACAAAAACTCACACATGAACAACTGTGTATCTTGTGTGATGAAGTGCGTGATTTTCTCATTGAATCTGTAGCACGTACGGGTGGGCATTTTGGTTCCAATCTTGGTGTTGTGGAATTAACGGTTGCTTTGCACCACGTGTTCAATTCACCGCGAGATAAAATTATCTGGGATGTGGGTCATCAGGCATATCCACACAAGATCCTTACGGGACGCAAAGATTATCTGTGCACGATCCGTCAGAAGGATGGACTCTCGCCATTTCCCAAAAGAGAAGAGAGTGATCATGATGCTTTTGGTGTGGGACACTCTACAACATCAATCAGTGCGGCGGTTGGTATGGCACTTGCGTCAAAGGATAAAAAAGAAAAACATATTGCCGTGATCGGGGATGGTGCGCTTACGGGTGGTATGGCATTTGAGGCGCTCAATCATGCGGGTGATGTAATGGCGGACGTGTTGGTGGTTCTCAATGATAATAAAATGTCGATCTCACCAAATGTAGGCGCAATGCACAAATATTTAACACGGCTTATTTCATCGCGGCGATTTCAGCGTTTGCGCAAGGAAAGCAAAGACCTTCTCTCGCGCAAATCTCCAACGATCCACGAGCTTGCGCGCAAAACGGAACTTTATGCGAAAGGCATGCTGACGCCGGGGACGCTTTTTGAAGAATTGGGATTTTTGTATTTCGGACCAATTGATGGACATGATGTCAAAACGCTTGCTGAGGTGTTGCATAATCTCAAAGACATCAAAGGACCGCGCTTTCTGCATATTGTAACAACGAAGGGAAAAGGATATATCCATGCAAAGAATGATCGCACGTCGTTGCACGCTGTGGGACCGTTCGATCCGCAAACCGGAGAAAAGAGCGATCAAAAGAAAAAAAATAAAACATATACCGATGTGTTTGCGCAGTGGGTTTGTGAGGCGGCAAAGAAGGACAAAAGGCTTCATGCGATCACGCCGGCAATGCTGGAGGGTTCCGGTCTCAAAGAATTCCATCAAAAATATTCGGAGCGTCATCATGATGTGGGTATTGCAGAACAACATGCTGTGACATTTGCCGCCGGACTTGCGACAGGTGGTGTTAAACCGGTAGTAGCAATCTACTCAACATTTTTGCAACGCGCATACGATCAGCTCATTCACGATGTTGCTTTGCAAAATCTCGATGTGATGTTTGCGATCGATCGGGCCGGCATTGTGGGTCCGGATGGTGCGACACACGCAGGCAGTTTTGATCTGTCGTTTTTGCGATGCATACCAAACATGGTCATCCTTGCGCCGGCAGATTTGGAGGAGAGTAAAAAGATGTTGCAATTTGCATATGACCACGTCGGCCCGAGTGCAGTGCGCTATCCACGATGCAGTGGTCAAGAACAATTAAAAGGAAATACTAGTGAGATCGTTTTAGGCAAAGCGATGGTATTGCGTAAAGGAAAAAATGTGGTGATCCTTGCATTTGGCGCAATGGTGGATCGGTGTATGGTCGTTGCGGAGACAATGGATGCAACACTCGTAAATATGCGATTCGTCAAGCCATTGGATACACAAGTGATCAAGAGATTATGCAAGACGCATCGCCACATTGTAACGGTGGAAGATAATGCTGTAATGGGCGGAGCGGGAAGCGCTGTAAATGAATGCGTATTGGCACAGGGCATTGATGTGCGTGTGCATAATATGGGTTTGCCGGATGTTTTTTTGACACACGGATCTCGTGAAGAGGTACTTACGGATGCCGGATTATCTATAGAGGCGATCATAAAACAGATCACAAAAATAGTGAAGTCTTGA
- a CDS encoding SufS family cysteine desulfurase, with amino-acid sequence MNTIAKKEDFPIFTQNPQLVYLDSAATALTPQIVIDKLCEYYTTYNANIARGLYAISTRATIEFEASRQVVAQFINARENEIVFTSGTTMSLNMIAYGLADTITAQNNIVTTAMEHHANFIPWQQLCERTGAQFRVATITEDGEIDQNHLLDLIDADTSVVALTHVSNVLGTINPIKEIIAKIRTKKPDTLIVIDAAQSIAHLPIDVADIDCDFLAFSMHKVFGPTGVGILYGKKSSLEKLRPVFTGGDMIESVSTCTTTFRELPHRLEAGTPHIAGVIATKTALDYLSRIGYQAIRAHEEDLLAYCISQLKEHFGETITIIGPKEIEKRSGLISFTFGNFHPHDIATILDDSASVAIRAGQHCTMPLHIETLHINATARASFSIYNTREDIDALITGLKNVSDTLSK; translated from the coding sequence ATGAATACAATAGCAAAAAAGGAGGATTTCCCTATTTTTACACAAAACCCACAACTTGTATACCTCGACTCCGCCGCGACAGCATTGACGCCACAGATCGTCATCGACAAATTGTGCGAATATTACACTACATACAACGCCAATATTGCACGCGGTCTTTATGCGATTAGCACGCGTGCAACGATTGAATTTGAAGCGTCACGACAAGTTGTTGCTCAATTTATCAATGCACGCGAAAATGAGATCGTTTTTACTTCCGGCACCACGATGAGTCTCAATATGATCGCATATGGGTTAGCCGATACGATCACAGCGCAAAACAATATCGTTACGACCGCCATGGAGCATCATGCGAATTTTATCCCATGGCAACAACTCTGCGAAAGAACAGGTGCCCAATTTCGTGTTGCCACGATCACAGAAGACGGAGAGATTGATCAAAATCATCTACTAGACCTCATTGACGCCGATACGTCCGTTGTTGCATTGACCCATGTATCCAATGTTCTCGGAACGATCAATCCGATCAAGGAGATCATCGCAAAAATCCGAACAAAAAAACCTGACACACTGATTGTCATCGATGCCGCACAGTCGATCGCACACTTACCGATCGATGTTGCTGATATTGATTGTGATTTCCTCGCTTTTTCCATGCATAAAGTTTTTGGCCCGACTGGTGTCGGCATCCTCTATGGCAAAAAGAGCTCCCTCGAAAAACTCCGACCCGTTTTTACCGGTGGCGACATGATCGAAAGCGTGTCCACTTGCACCACAACATTTCGCGAACTCCCGCATCGATTAGAAGCCGGTACACCACATATTGCCGGCGTGATCGCAACCAAAACCGCACTTGACTATCTCTCACGCATTGGTTATCAAGCAATTCGTGCACATGAAGAAGATCTCCTTGCATATTGTATCTCGCAATTGAAAGAACATTTCGGAGAGACAATTACAATTATCGGACCAAAAGAGATCGAAAAACGTTCCGGGCTTATCAGTTTTACGTTTGGCAATTTCCACCCGCACGACATCGCCACGATCCTTGATGACAGCGCCTCTGTCGCGATTCGTGCCGGACAACACTGCACGATGCCACTCCACATCGAAACCCTCCACATCAACGCTACCGCTCGCGCGAGCTTCTCTATTTACAACACCAGAGAGGACATCGACGCTCTTATCACCGGCCTCAAAAATGTTTCCGATACACTGTCAAAATAA
- a CDS encoding SUF system NifU family Fe-S cluster assembly protein: MNIYQEKILDHYHNPRNAGTIDAPTHKCCADNPTCGDKICVTLMIDDDHITDVKFTGDGCAISQAAASLVTEKISGNTVVNALKLTRNDITEMLGVEIGIGRIKCALLGIETIQKAIQCGQVDKN; encoded by the coding sequence ATGAACATTTACCAAGAAAAAATTCTCGACCATTACCACAATCCGCGCAACGCCGGCACGATTGACGCACCTACACATAAATGTTGTGCCGACAATCCTACATGCGGAGATAAGATCTGTGTCACACTCATGATCGATGACGATCATATCACTGATGTAAAATTTACCGGTGACGGTTGCGCCATCTCTCAAGCGGCAGCGTCACTTGTCACAGAAAAGATCAGTGGCAATACAGTTGTAAACGCACTAAAACTCACACGCAATGATATTACAGAGATGCTTGGCGTAGAGATCGGCATCGGTCGCATTAAATGTGCTCTCCTCGGCATCGAAACCATTCAAAAAGCCATTCAATGCGGACAGGTCGATAAAAACTAA
- a CDS encoding metal-sulfur cluster assembly factor, producing the protein MYIDKDLLQKLHTVIDPELNIPITDMGLIYGIKQVDDTVHVTMTLTTIGCPLYDVIHDEIVRTLTTDPSIKDVQIELTFDPPWTPDMMTDATKMEIGFL; encoded by the coding sequence ATGTACATCGACAAAGACTTATTACAAAAACTACACACCGTTATCGATCCGGAGCTCAACATCCCCATCACCGACATGGGACTGATCTATGGCATCAAACAAGTTGACGATACTGTCCACGTCACCATGACACTCACAACGATCGGCTGTCCGCTCTATGACGTGATCCATGACGAGATCGTGCGCACACTCACCACAGACCCTTCGATCAAAGACGTGCAAATTGAACTCACATTTGATCCCCCATGGACACCGGACATGATGACCGACGCCACTAAAATGGAAATTGGATTTTTGTAG
- a CDS encoding GIY-YIG nuclease family protein, translated as MYILASKKNGVLYIGVTSNLQKRVWEHKNNIADGFTQKYFVHRLMYFEQTTDVHSALVREKQLKKWKRDWKINLIEKENPHWKDLYETL; from the coding sequence GTGTATATTTTAGCAAGCAAGAAAAACGGTGTATTGTATATTGGCGTAACATCCAATCTTCAAAAAAGAGTGTGGGAGCACAAAAATAATATAGCAGACGGATTCACGCAGAAATATTTTGTGCATAGGTTGATGTATTTTGAACAAACGACTGATGTTCACTCTGCGCTGGTGCGTGAAAAGCAATTAAAAAAATGGAAAAGAGATTGGAAAATCAATTTGATTGAGAAAGAAAACCCGCATTGGAAGGATCTATATGAAACTTTGTAA
- the ispG gene encoding (E)-4-hydroxy-3-methylbut-2-enyl-diphosphate synthase: MNNTDQFAALLPRRKTRVVMVGNVGIGGDHPIRVQTMTNTDTLDIAATVAQIMRCVDAGSELVRITTPTVKHVHALKEIKDILQKKHHCTVPIVADIHFDKAAAFEALIYADKIRLNPGNLLDSRGSGDKILTDREYQQELERIEEGLKPFIAELKKTQKPIRIGANWGSLSGRVLGKYGNTPYGLVESVMEYLRVFQKNDYHNIVVAIKASDPTAMIEANRLLAHKMDEENMDYPIHLGVTEAGSEEDGRAKSTIGIGTLLLEGIGDTLRVSLTEPPEDEIPVCFTILQATKRRISKAEFISCPSCGRTLFDIASVTKKIKQKLGHLTGVKIAVMGCIVNGPGEMADADFGYVGGAPGKISLYYGKEVVQRNLPEEDAIDALVALIKEKGKWVDPVKSNAVGTK; the protein is encoded by the coding sequence ATGAATAACACAGATCAATTTGCAGCATTATTACCGAGACGTAAGACACGCGTTGTGATGGTGGGAAATGTAGGCATTGGAGGTGATCATCCAATTCGCGTACAAACAATGACCAATACGGACACGCTTGATATTGCGGCGACAGTTGCGCAAATTATGCGATGCGTGGATGCCGGATCGGAGCTGGTGCGGATCACGACGCCGACGGTCAAACATGTGCACGCGCTCAAAGAGATCAAAGATATTTTGCAAAAAAAGCATCATTGCACCGTGCCGATCGTTGCGGATATTCACTTTGACAAAGCGGCGGCGTTTGAAGCGCTTATATATGCAGATAAAATCCGATTGAATCCGGGAAATTTGTTGGACAGTCGTGGTAGTGGTGACAAAATTTTGACTGATAGAGAATATCAACAAGAGTTGGAGAGGATTGAGGAGGGACTAAAACCATTTATCGCTGAATTGAAAAAGACACAAAAACCGATTCGCATTGGCGCGAATTGGGGGTCGCTTTCCGGACGCGTGTTGGGCAAGTATGGCAATACGCCTTATGGGCTTGTGGAAAGCGTGATGGAATATCTGCGTGTGTTTCAGAAAAATGATTATCACAATATCGTCGTCGCGATCAAAGCATCTGACCCGACGGCAATGATCGAGGCAAACAGATTACTTGCGCATAAAATGGATGAGGAAAATATGGATTACCCAATCCATCTCGGTGTGACGGAAGCGGGGAGCGAAGAGGATGGACGTGCCAAATCAACGATTGGGATCGGCACGCTTCTCTTGGAGGGAATCGGTGATACGTTGCGCGTCTCTCTCACAGAGCCACCAGAGGATGAGATCCCTGTATGTTTTACGATTCTGCAAGCGACAAAACGACGTATTTCCAAAGCAGAATTTATTTCCTGCCCATCATGCGGTCGCACACTTTTTGACATTGCATCCGTGACAAAAAAGATCAAGCAAAAACTGGGACATCTGACCGGTGTAAAGATCGCCGTGATGGGGTGCATCGTCAACGGCCCGGGTGAAATGGCGGATGCAGATTTTGGCTATGTCGGTGGCGCACCAGGTAAGATCAGTTTGTACTATGGCAAAGAAGTGGTACAAAGAAATCTTCCGGAGGAAGACGCAATTGATGCATTGGTTGCACTGATCAAAGAAAAAGGGAAATGGGTTGACCCTGTTAAATCCAACGCAGTTGGTACAAAGTAA
- a CDS encoding isopentenyl phosphate kinase encodes MKNISIIKIGGSIITDKSSHKLIVHRELLHDIAKELHQYLLKKPRTELIIIHGAGGPGHHIAHQHGLADGTLHDPVKIRAVCDTRLVNQKLNTEICEILLQNDIPVIPAHTGTLITQKNKEIVSCDLSILQSILGSNCIPVLYGEMVHDAVLEYSVCSGDTSAAYLAQHLPVEKIFFATDVDGIFDRDPHKFPEAQLIPNISLHDIYNDTSLSIERSHNTDVTGGLRGKLSVFQSFADHAHTLKEIIIFNGTDPKKYHDVLTGTATISTRITL; translated from the coding sequence ATGAAGAATATCTCGATCATAAAAATTGGTGGCAGTATAATCACAGACAAAAGTTCTCACAAACTCATTGTGCATCGTGAGTTACTTCATGATATTGCAAAAGAATTGCATCAGTATCTTCTAAAAAAGCCACGCACAGAATTGATCATCATTCATGGCGCCGGTGGTCCCGGACACCATATCGCGCACCAACATGGTCTCGCCGACGGCACACTCCACGACCCTGTGAAAATCCGTGCTGTTTGTGACACACGTCTCGTAAACCAAAAATTGAACACGGAAATATGTGAGATATTGTTGCAAAATGATATTCCCGTCATCCCGGCGCATACGGGCACATTGATCACACAAAAAAACAAAGAAATTGTTTCCTGCGATCTTTCGATCCTACAATCAATTTTAGGATCAAACTGCATCCCGGTTCTTTACGGCGAAATGGTCCATGATGCCGTACTGGAATATTCGGTCTGCTCCGGAGACACAAGTGCGGCATATCTTGCACAACATTTGCCTGTAGAAAAAATATTTTTTGCGACAGATGTGGATGGCATTTTTGATAGGGATCCGCACAAATTTCCGGAAGCACAATTGATACCAAACATCTCCTTGCATGACATATATAATGATACGTCACTCTCGATCGAAAGATCACACAATACTGACGTTACCGGCGGACTACGAGGAAAACTTTCTGTATTTCAATCATTTGCTGATCACGCACACACGCTCAAAGAAATCATTATTTTCAATGGCACCGATCCAAAGAAATACCATGATGTTTTGACTGGAACCGCAACAATTTCTACACGAATTACTTTATAA